From the Primulina tabacum isolate GXHZ01 chromosome 15, ASM2559414v2, whole genome shotgun sequence genome, one window contains:
- the LOC142526928 gene encoding floral homeotic protein GLOBOSA-like, translating into MGRGKIEIKRIENSSNRQVTYSKRRNGLMKKAKEISVLCDAQVSVIILANSGKMHEFCSPSTTFVDMLDQYHKLSGKRLWDAKHEQLDNEITRIKKENDSMQIELRHLKGEDVTSLNYRELMVLEDALENGTSALKIKQMEFVRMMRKHTEMMEDENQSLQFKLGQLQLNPMDEQHVMENHGVYDHHQQAHVPDYEAHMPFSFRVQPMQPNLQERF; encoded by the exons ATGGGAAGAGGCAAGATTGAGATCAAGAGGATCGAGAACTCGAGCAACAGACAGGTTACTTACTCGAAAAGGAGAAATGGGCTCATGAAGAAGGCCAAGGAGATTAGTGTTCTTTGCGATGCTCAGGTTTCTGTGATAATTCTTGCTAATTCTGGCAAGATGCATGAGTTTTGCAGCCCTTCGACAAC GTTTGTTGACATGTTGGATCAGTATCATAAGCTCTCTGGGAAAAGGCTTTGGGATGCTAAACATGag CAATTGGACAATGAAATCACCAGAATCAAGAAGGAGAATGACAGCATGCAGATTGAACTCAG GCATCTGAAAGGAGAAGATGTCACAAGTTTGAACTACAGAGAACTGATGGTGTTGGAGGATGCCCTTGAAAATGGGACTTCTGCTCTCAAAATCAAACAg ATGGAATTTGTGCGGATGATGAGGAAACAT ACAGAAATGATGGAGGACGAGAATCAGAGTCTCCAATTTAAGTTG GGCCAACTCCAATTGAACCCTATGGATGAACAACATGTGATGGAGAACCACGGTGTGTACGATCATCATCAACAAGCTCATGTTCCCGACTACGAAGCTCACATGCCTTTCTCCTTTCGCGTGCAACCGATGCAGCCGAACTTACAAGAACGCTTTTAG